Below is a genomic region from Paludicola sp. MB14-C6.
AAAATATCACATCCGTTTTTTCAAGTAAAAGGAACCGCACTCACCACTCATTTTTGGAGGTAAGTATGAAAAGAGTCGTAATAACCGGAATGGGGGCAATTTCCCCAATTGGAACAACAGTAGATAGTTTTTTTGACAGTATCAAAAGCGGTAAACATGGGATTGCTCCGATAACAAGCTATGATACAAGCAATAGCGAGGTAAAACTTGCTGCTGAGGTTAAAGATTTTGATCCACTACAATATTTTGATAAAAAAGAATTAAGACGTACAGACCGTTTTAACCAATTTGCTATCGCAGCAGCTACACAAGCAGTTGAAGATTGCGGTACGAAATTTGAAGATTTAGATCCATTTCGTATTGGCGTAATCGTTGGTAGCGGTATCGGCGGTTTTCAAACGATTGAACAAGAATATAATAAATTTTTAGAAAAAGGCGGAAATCGTGTTTCTGTTTTCTTCGTACCAATGATGATTACAAATATGGCAGCCGGCAGCATTGCAATGAAATACGGATTTAAGGGTGTAAACTATGCACCAGTAACAGCGTGTGCAACTTCTTCTCATGCAATTGGCGAGGCTTTCCGTGCAATCAAACATGGCTACGCTGATGCGGTTGTAACGGGCGGTTCCGAAGCAGCAATCACTGAATTTTCAATTGCAGGCTTTAACAACATGAAGGCTCTTTGTCAAAGTGAGGATGTCAATCGTGCTTCTATCCCGTTTGATAAAGAACGTAATGGCTTTGTAATGGGCGAAGGCGGTGCAATTTTGGTATTAGAAGAATTGGAACATGCAAAAGCAAGAGGTGCTAAAATTTATGCTGAAATCGTAGGTTATGGCGCTACAGGTGACGCTTATCATATGACAAGCCCTGATCCGGAAGGAAGAGGTGCTGCAAAAGCAATGGAGTTAGCATATACAGAAGCTGGCATTACAGCTGATAAAGTGGATTATATTAACGCACATGGTACTTCTACCGGATTAAACGATAAATATGAAACCATCGCTATTAAAAGTGCATTTGGTGACCATGCTAATACCCTTGCAATCAGTTCAACAAAATCTATGACAGGACACCTTCTAGGTGCAGCTGGTGCAATTGAAGCAATTGTATGTGCAAAATCTTTGCAAGAAGGCATTATTCCTGCAACCATTGGCTATCAAGTAGCGGATGAAGAATGTGACTTGGATTATGTAACAGAAGGATTAAGAAAGCAAGATATTCAATATGCTATTTCAAACTCTTTAGGCTTTGGCGGACATAACGCTTCCCTATGCTTTAAAAAATATCAAGATTAGTTTCAACGATAAAGGAGAATAACGATGCTTAATTTCAATGAAATTAAAGAACTTATGGATAAAATGCAGCAAACAAATCTTGGCGAGCTTTCCATTAAAGATGGTGACTTTGAATTAAAACTAGAAGCTAAAAAAGCTCCAAAGGTAGTAAGCTATGCTGATGCTAACGATAATATAGTTGAAACAGCTCAGGTTGCCGCTAGCAGTGTTGCAGCTCCAAAAGTTGCTGAAACACCTGTGGCTCAAGTAAGCGGTAATGTTGTAAAATCACCAATCGTTGGTACGTTCTACGCTGCTGCTGCTCCGGATAAACCTGCTTTTGTAAAGGTAGGCAGTATGGTGAAAAAAGGCGATGTATTGTGTGTTATTGAATCCATGAAGCTGATGAACGAAATTCAAAGTGACTTTGACGGTGAGGTTGTAGAAATCAAAGTGGAAAATTCACAAGGGGTTGAATATGGTCAACCGCTAATGATTATTCGCTAATATATTGTAGCGATACTAGGAGGTTTACTATGCCATTATTAACACAAGAACAAATTAAAGAGATTATTCCGCATCGTGATCCATTTTTACTGATTGATGAAATTGAAGAAATGGAAATTGGTGTTCGTGCAATTGGAAAGAAAATGCTTACTGTGGACGATTACTGGTTTCAAGGACATTTCCCACAAGAGCCTGTTTTACCGGGTGTTCTTACAATGGAAATGCTTGCGCAAACTGCAGCGGTTTGCTTGATGTCACTTCCAGAATATAAGGGTAAAATCGGGTATTTCGCAGGAATTGACAAAGCAAAGTTTCGCAATAAAGCTGTTCCTGGTGATGTTCTTATGCTTGAAATTGAAGTGCTTAAAGTTCGTGGCCCAATTTGTATTGTCAGCGGTAAGGCAACCGCAAACGGAAAAACTGTGGCTTCAGCTGAATTAAAGTTTGCAATCGGAGCATAATTGCAAACACTTATTTTCCGACTTAAGGAGGAAATACATTTGTTCGATAAAATTTTAATTGCAAATAGAGGAGAAATCGCAGTCCGTATTATCCGAGCTTGTAGAGAGCTTGGTGTTCGTACCGTTGCGGTTTTTTCAGAAGCAGACCGTGGTGCATTACACGCACAAATTGCAGATGAAGCAATTTGTATCGGTCCTGCAGCTACAAAAGACAGTTATTTAAACGTAAAAGCTATTTTAGCCGCTTGCGAGCTCACTGGAGCACAAGCGGTTCATCCAGGTTTTGGGTTTTTGTCTGAAAATGCTGCATTTGCTCGTAACTGTGAGCGTTGTGGTGTAACTTTTATTGGTCCACTTGCAGAGTCAATTGACTTAATGGGCGATAAAGCACAAGCTAAAAAAACCATGAAGGATGCAGGAGTTCCGGTTGTTCCGGGTTCCGAAGGCGTTGTGAAATCCATTGAAGAAGGAAAACAAATCGCTGCTGATATTGGGTACCCAATCATGGTAAAAGCCTCTGCCGGTGGCGGAGGACGTGGAATTCGCTTAGTGAATAGCGAAAATGAATTGGAAGCCGCAATGACTGCCGCACAACAAGAAGCATTAAATTTCTTTGGTAACGATGAAGTATACATAGAGAAATTCATTGTAAACCCACGACATGTAGAAATTCAAATTTTAGCAGATACACATGGTAATGTTGTGCATTTAGGTGAACGTGATTGCTCTATGCAACGAAGAAATCAAAAGGTTTTAGAAGAATCTCCTTGTCCTGTTATGACAGAAGAGCTGCGTGCGAAAATGGGTGACGCTGCGATAAAAGCCGCAAAGGCTTGTAATTACCGAAATGCGGGAACAATAGAATTTTTACTTTCCGGAAATGATTTTTACTTTATGGAGATGAATACAAGAATTCAAGTAGAGCATCCTGTAACAGAACTTGTAACAGGAATTGACCTTGTAAAGCATCAAATTTTGATTGCTGCGGGAGAGAAAATGAACCTTTGTCAAGAAGATATCAAGCTTTCCGGTCATGCAATTGAATGCCGTATTAACGCTGAAAATCCATACTTTAACTTTAGACCGTCTCCGGGTAAAATAACAGCACTGCATATGCCTGGTGGGCCTGGAGTCCGTATTGATAGCGCAGTATACCAAGGCTATGTAATATCACCTCATTATGACAGCATGATAGCAAAACTGATTGTTTATGCGCCAACTCGAACTGAGGCGATTAAAAAGATGAAATGGGCTTTAGCAGAATTTTTAGTCGAAGGTGTTGACACGAATATAGATTTTCAGCTAAACTTACTTAGAGATGAGAATTTTGAAAATGCAACTTATGATATTGGATATTTGTCTAGAACCCAAATTATGAAGCAACCCAAATAAGATAAATTTTTAAGATTAACACATAAAGCAATATTCGTATCAGCAAAAAGGAGGCGTAGGTTTGCTCGAAGATTTATTTAAAATTGTAAAAACACGTGCAGGTGATGATAACAAATCTGATAAGAAAGCAAAATTCACGATACCGGATGATCTTTTGTTTAAATGCCCTCGTTGTAACAGCGTTGCATTTATGGACGATTTTATTGGCAAATCCAAAGTGTGCGCAGAATGTTCCTATCATGCAAGATTAACTGCTGTTGAACGATTGAATATTACAATCGATAAAGGTTCTTTTCAAGAATTTGATGCAACTATGACGAGTAAAAATCCAATTGAATTTGAAGGATATCCAGAAAAAATACTTTCTATGCAAAACAGTACAGGACTAAAAGATGCTGTTGTTACGGGTGAATGTACCATTCGTAATAAACATTGCGTCATTGCAGTAATGGATTCTAACTTTATGATGGCATCTATGGGTTCTGTTGTTGGCGAAAAAATTGCAAGAGCATTTGAACGTGCAACTGAGAAGAAACTTCCTGTTGTTATTTTTTGCGCTTCCGGTGGAGCTAGAATGCAAGAAGGAATTGTTTCTTTAATGCAAATGGCTAAGACCTCTGCGGCTGTCGCACGTCATAGTGATAATGGTTTGTTATATATTACTGTTTTAACCGATCCTACAACAGGTGGTGTTACTGCGTCGTTTGCCTCTTTAGGTGATATTATTATTGCCGAGCCAAAGGTGTTAATTGGATTTGCAGGAAGACGTGTAATTGAGGGTACAATCAAACAAAGGTTGCCTGATGATTTTCAATCTGCTGAATTTTTATTAGAGCATGGCTTTGTTGATATGATTGTGGATCGCAAAGATATGCGACGTACTCTATCTCGCTTAATTCGTTTGCATACAAAGGAGGGGGCAAGATGAGTCAATTATTAGCCTCTGAAAGAATAGAAATTATCAGAAATAAAGAGCGTCCAACGATAAATGATTTTATTCCATTGCTTTTTGATGAATTCTGCGAAATGCATGGGGATCGTTTGTTTGGCGACGATGCTGCAATTATTGGCGGTGTTGCAAACTTTAGAGGAATGCCGATTACCGTAATTGCACAAGTAAAAGGTCGTAACATAGATGAAAATAAAAAAGCTAATTTTGCGATGCCTCATCCGGAAGGATATCGTAAAGCATTGCGTTTAGCAAAACAAGCAGAAAAATTTCACCGTCCTGTTGTTTGTTTTATCGATACTCCAGGCGCATTTTGCGGAATTGCCGCTGAAGAAAGAGGACAAGGGGAAGCAATAGCTCGAAATCTTTTGGAACTAAGTCGTTTAAAGACACCTATCGTTTCCATTGTAATGGGTGAAGGTGGTAGTGGTGGCGCGTTGGCATTAGGCGTTTGTGATGAGCTTGCTATGCTTGAAAATGCGGTATATTCCGTTATTTCTCCAAGGGGATTTGCAAGCATACTATGGAAAGATGCTTCCAGAGAAAAAGAAGCTGCAAATCGCTGTAAGATAACTGCCGAAGATTTAATGGAATTAGGCATATGTGATTTCATTATTTCGGAACCCGTTGGAGGTGCACATAATAACCATCAGCAAACGGCTGAGAATATTTCTGATTATTTGTATCACACTTTAACAAATTTACAAAAAAAAGATATTGCATTATTGTTAGAGAATAGATATAATAAGTTTAGAAAAATTGGAGAGTTCGAAGAATAGGCTTAATTACTGCAATTTTTCTAACTTTTCAATAAAAGAAATAAAGATATGCATATTTTTATTTCTTCAGAATAACCTATAGAACATAATGGTAGGTTATCCGATTGATTTCCACGCATAATATAGCGTTGCATAACCTAGCATTTATGCTATATGCGTTGAGAAAATAAATTAACTATGAATATATGTATAAAGGAGGTAGTTTGACAATGGTATTTGATAAAATTAAATCTATTTTAGTAGATCAACTAGATGTTGATGAAGATGCTGTTACTATGGAAGCTTCTATTTCTGATGACCTAGGTGCTGATTCTCTTGATGTAGCTGATATTGTTATGTCTTTGGAAGAAGAATTTGATCTTGAGGTTCCTGACGAGGTTTTAGCTAACGTTAAAACTGTTGGTGATATCGTTAAGTATATCGAAGAAAACGTTGAATAATTAACATTTTGATAAAAAGACCGTTTCGAAACTCGAAACGGTCTTTTTTTATTTACATTTGTTCTATTTTATTTGCAACAGGTTCTAACCATTCGCCTTCAAACAGTTCAACAACACCTTTATCGACTACTTTTGCAAGTTCAGGGTTGATTGGTAGTTTTGCTAATACCTCTAAATTATATTGTGCGGCAATCTCTTCAATGTGGCTATCTCCGAATATTTTAATTTGCTTGTCACAATCCGGACATTGTACATAGCTCATATTTTCAATTAGTCCTATAATAGGAATGTTCATCATATTCGCCATTCGAACAGCTTTTCCTACAATGAAAGACACCAACTCTTGAGGAGAAGTGACAATGATGATACCATCAAGAGGAATGGATTGAAATACAGTCAGAGGAACATCACCTGTTCCCGGAGGCATATCGACAAACATATAGTCAACATCATTCCAAATAACATCAGACCAGAATTGTTTTACAGCTCCTGCAATAACAGGGCCACGCCATACAACCGGATCTTGAGCATCTTCTAATAAAAAGTTTACTGACATTACGTCAATACCCATTTTAGTTTTAACAGGATAGATACCGAACTCACAAGCTTCTGCTCTTTGGTTTAATCCAAAAGCCTTTGGAATGGATGGGCCGGTAATATCTGCATCTAATATTGCGGCATGAAGGCCACGTCGTTGCATGGAAACCGCCATTAAGCTGGTTACAAGCGATTTTCCGACACCGCCCTTACCACTTACTATGCCAATTACTTTTTTAACTTTACTTAACTCATTTAATGGGGCAATTAAACTTTCGTGTTCGCTTTGTTTGCTGCTGCAATCTGCGCCGCAGCTGCCACAATCATGTGTACATCCCATATATTTTCCCTCGCTTTCATATACTATACCATTATACTCCATTTTTATTGATTGTCAATTCTTATCATTGATTTATTCAATATAAGCATATTATTATAAAAAAGCTGAGAAACAAAATAAATAATCGGTTAGTTTTACTCTAGCTTTTTCGGATAAAATTATGTAAAATAGGAGTGTAAATAAATTAAGCAGAGTAGAATTTTGTGCGTTAAGTGCTGTTTGAACGGGGAGTTGTCAAACAGACGAAAAGGTTACTTGCGGTACAAAGTTCGCATCCCGCTGCTACATAATAGGATAGCTATAATTATGAACAATTATGACCTCCTTTATGTGGCATTTTGTGGCACATAAAGGAGGTTTTTTATATGCCAAATCAGAATCAATCAATCATTCCACTTATTTTCACTAAAGATTATTGGAAGCATGCAGTTAATCCAAATAAGAAATTGCTGTTATTAACGGTAACTGCTTTACTAATGGCGCTCAATATTGCAATTAGTTCGTTCTTTATTCCTGTAGGAGAAAACCTTAGAATTTACTTTAGCTTCATTCCTACTTCGCTTGCTTGTATGATAGGCGGCCCAATTACAGCAATTTGTTATGGTTTTGGAGTAGATATCCTTGGAACAATGATCCACCCCACAGGTGCATTTTTCCCAGGATATACGTTATCCTCTATACTTGGTGCATTGATATACTCCCTATTCTTCTTTCGCCAACGCATTACCGTTCTCAGAATATTTCTCTGTAAGCTTTCAATTAACGTATTCGTTAACATTATGTTAGGCTCTTTATGGAGCTATATGCTATTTGGGAAAGCGTATTATTATTATCTTGTAAAAAGCACGATTAAAAATAGTATTATGCTTCCAATCGAGGTTATTATCATGGTTATTTTGTTTCAAGCTTTGTTGCCAAAGTTAAAACAAATGAATTTAATTGAAACAGCAAAAACGAAAATATCATTCTTTTAAAAAGTCAACGTCCTCCTTTTTAATGTAAGGAGGACGTTGTTTTACTGTTGCCTTTAGGCTTAATAAAACCCCTGGTTCTACCAGGGGTAGGTAAAAAAGCCTTGGCAAAAATAAAACCTCCATGTTAAAATAGTGACGGTTTGGCGACCGTATCACAAAGATAACAAGGAGGAATTAAGCAATGAAAAATGAAGTAAAACAGACAGCACATTCAAGTTATAGGTGCGAATACCATATAGTGTTTGCACCAAAATATAGAAGAAAAATAATTTATAAAGATTTGCGAAGAGATGTAGGTGAAATATTTCGAAAATTATGCACAGAAATGAAAGTGGAAATAATAGAAGCGGAGGCATGTGTAGATCACATACACATGTTAGTAAGTATTCCACCGTATATGAGTATATCACAGTTTGTAGGAACACTCAAGAGTAAGAGTGCACTGATGATATTCGATAGGCATGCAAATTTAAAATATAAATATGGATCACGAAATTTTTGGTGTAGAGGTTATTTTGTAGATACAGTAGGAAAAAATGAAAAGAAAATAGCAGAGTACATTCGAAACCAATTAGAAGAAGATTATGCAAAAGACCAAATTTCATTTAAAGAATATACGGACCCGTTTACGGGTAATCAAGTGAAATAGGGCAAAAAACAAACAGCCACTTATAGTGGCTGCCTGTAATTGTGATGCGATGACAAACTTTCAGCACCCCTTTGAGGGGTCAGCACGAGTTGACCCTTCTAGGGTCTGAGCAAACCACTAGTTCACTAGTGGTTTCAGCTTGTAGAAAAAGTCTCCTAAATTCGATGATTTAGGGGACTTTTGACGCGAAAAATGGTATAATTAAATAGGGTGATTAAATGTTAGTTAAAGCTAAAAAAGACCGAACACAAGTAGAGTTTTTGTGCTTAGAAGAATTTATTCCAGCAGAACATTTGCTTAGAAAAATAGATAGTGCAGTGGATTTCTGTCATATATATGATTTCGTAGAGGATTTGTATTGTAAAGATAATGGAAGACCAAGCATAGACCCAGTAGTACTAATCAAAATGGTCTTAATACAACATTTGTATGGAATAAGTTCGTTGCGCAAATTGGTAGAAGAAGTACAAATGAACTGTGCATATCGTTGGTTTTTAGGATATTTAATGACAGAACAAATACCTCACTTTACAACAATAAGTTATGCCTTTAAACATAGATTTAACGAGAATACTATTGCATGCATTTTCAACTGGATATTGAATGAAATCAATGATATGGGATATCTTGACCCAGAGGTGGTATTTGTAGATGGAACCCATATAAAAGCAAATGCAAATATAAAAAAGGTTGTAAAGAAATCAATCCCCGTAGCAGCAAAACATTATGAGAAACAACTAATGGACGAAATCAATAAAGATAGAGAAGAACATAAAAAAAAGCCATTTGACGATACAAAGCCACCTAAAATAGAAGAAAAAATCATCAATGAATCAACCACTGACCCTGAAAGCGGTGTATTTCATAAAGGAGAGCATAAGAAATGCCTTGCTTATGAAGCACATACAGCTTGTGACAAAAAAGGCTACATTGTAGATGTTCATGTAACAGCAGGCAATGTACATGACAGCGTAGCATTCGATGATTTGTATGATAAATTAAAAGAAAACCACCCCGAAATCCAAACAATAGTGGCAGATAGTGCCTACAATACTCCCTATATTGCAAAAAGACTTATAGATGATGGAAAAGATTTATTAGTACCATATCGTAGACCAATGACAAAACAAGGCTTTTTTAAGAAATATGATTTTTCATATGATGAATATTTTGACTGTGTAGTATGTCCAAACAATAAAGTTTTACACTATTCCACCACGAATAGAGAAGGATACAAAGAATTTAAAAGCAATCCAAACGACTGTAAAATCTGTGGGTTTCGTTACAAATGCACTGAAAGTAAAGAATTCCAGAAACAATACACAGTTCATGTTTGGCATGAGTACTTAGAGCAAGTTTCAGATATTCGTTATGCAATAAAATACAAAGATCTTTATGCACAGCGAAAAGAAACGATTGAGCGAGTTTTTGCTGATGCGAAAGAAAAATACGCAATGCGTTATACACCTTATCGAGGTCTTGCCCAAGTAACAAACTGGGTTAGGCTTAAATTTGCGTGCATGAACCTTAAAAAGCTGGCAATACATAAGTGGAGGGTGAACTCTCCTTTTTGTATCCTTTGCACTTTTTTCAAATTTTCAACCATATATTCAAAAGCCCGACTTTGGTTACGCCAAAATCGGGCTTTTTCTTCAGACTGAAACCACTAGTTCACTAGTGGTTTTGATTCAAACCCTTTTCTTAATACAGATAACGCTTTCTTTTCAATTCTTGAAACATATGAACGAGATATTTTCAATTTTGAGGCTATTTCCCTTTGTGTTAGCGGATGATATCCATTTAGTCCATAACGTAGGATAATGATAGTTCGTTCTCTTGGTTCAAGCTTTTGTTCTATAAATTTATATAGCTTTTCTGATTTCATCTTTAAATCAATATTATCAATTAAGCTTTCTTCATCCGAAAAAATGTCCATTAAAGTAATCGAATTTCCGTCCATGTCACTATCAATTGGCTCGCTGATATATACATCACCTGCCGTTTTTTTAACGTTTCTAAAATGCATAAGGATTTCATTTTCAATACAACGTGCGGCATATGTTGCAAATCTAGTTCCTTTTTCGTAAGTGAAGGTGTTTACTGCTTTAATCAATCCGATTGTTCCTATGGAAATAAGGTCATCTTGGTCATTGGTAGAAGAATAGTATTTCTTAACAATGTGTGCGACAAGGCGTAAATTATGTTCAATTAGCTTATTGCGTGCGTTGGTATCGCCTTGTTCTTTGAGTTCAAAGTATTCTCGCTCTTTTTCCGCTGTTAAGGGCTTGGGAAACGAGCCATTGCCCTCAATATGCAATGCTAAATATAAAAGGTTGCTCAGTGCAAGACTAATTAAAGCAGAAAACATGGTCTAACCTCCCCTTCACACTAAAGTATATGAAGAGGATTTCAATAATTTGTATGTCCACAAAAAAGTCTTATATAAAGCGAAATGGCGGAACCTCTAATTGAGAATTCCAGCCATTTCGCTTTATATTTAGTTATGAATGGATTAAGGTAACCATCTTAATGGATTTTGTCGATTACCGCTGGTTTGAACTTCAAAATGAAGATGATTTCCGGTTGAATTACCCGTACTACCAACTCTTGCTATTGTTTCACCTTGACTTACTACATCACCCGGTTTGACAAGCAAGCTGCTTGCATGTGCATACCAAGTTTGAACTCCGCCACCATTATCGATTTTTACCATTCTTCCGTAGCTTCCACCCCAGCCGGCAAATACAACTCTACCAGCAGCTGCTGCACGGATAGGAGATCCATAGCCATTACCACGGAAAGCAATATCAATACCAGTATGACGTCTACCGCCGCCAAATGGAGATGAAATATAACCACCGGATACCGGCCAAATAAAGCCTGAACCGGAAACGGATCCTCTATAAGGAGTATTATCTTGATAGAATGTACCGGTTCCCTTCGTTACTAATTCATCAACTGGATCTTTTACTCGAACTCTATCAATAATTTCTCGGCCAATTTCCATACCGTTTACACGTTGGACTTTTGCGGTGATGGTTTCTTCACCTTTAACGCCTTTTCGAGTAACGGACGACTGACCTTTGTATATTTTTGTTGATTCGGTAACTTTTCTTTCAAAACCAACTTCAGCACTGTAGGTTTCTGTGGAAATAACGCTTACAGGCAAGAAAGGCTGTGATTTATTTACTAATACAGATTGACCAATCAAAAGCTTAGACATAATTTGAGGATTCATTTGAACTAACTCATCAACAGATATATCATTTTTTGCAGCAATAATAATCGGCGTATCGCCTTCTTCTACTTGATAGTATGCATCCTTTTCTTCTTCACTGTCAATCAGCTTTATAATATCTTCTTCTTTTGTCATATTGTCTGCTAAGAAAAGACCGGTCTCTAATTTAACATCTTTTGTAAACTGAATTTCTTCATCGGGTTTACCGGTTTTAAATTTCTCTTTTTTCTCTTCAAGCTTGTTTGCTATATCTGTAGCATTTTTTACAGCACCATAAAATTGACCATCGATGCTAATTCCCGTTGCTTGAATAATATCTTTATCGGAAGATTGAATAATTGCATCTGTTAGTTGGGAATCGTCCTTAATTTCTTGCTTTGGAACGACAGCAACAGAAAACTTTGGTAATTTATCAATTTTCTTTTCTTCTTTTTTATAAATCATACGCTCTTGCAATTTTGCTTCTGCTTTTTCAAAAACATTTTCATTTTCAATGTAACCGATATGATTTCCATTGTACTCAACCGATACCGCAAAATGCATTCCGCTTACGTAATTTACTAAGAATACAAATCCAACAGTTGCTGCCACAGGAATTGCATAATTCAAAAGTGTAATAAATACACGTGTGTTATTACGAACACCTTTTAAAAACGCCTTATTTGCATCTTTCAAACGAACAAGAAAGCCTTTATCTTTATTTTGATTAAAACCTGCTTTTACAACGTTATTCGCATCTATAAAGAAATGTAAAAACAAATTAATTTTAAAGCCAATAAAGCGGATTACTTTCAATAAAATTTTAGTAATGCGAATAAAGCCATCCTCTAACCGCTCTACATGACGTTTTAAAAAGCGTACATAAATAGCAGAGTACCTATAGCTGATTTCTTTTCCTGTTTTTATGGTTGATAAACCTACCACCCTTAAAAAGTTGTAGATGATATGATATATATTGGTTAAGGTAGACTCTTTTTTTTCAGTTTCAAATCTTTCTTCCGGAGAAAGATTGAATTGTAAATTCGTTACTTTAGATTCTTTTTTTGTGTCATCGTCAAGTTTTTGTTCAGTGTGTTTTTCCATTTGTTTCGTAGCCAAAACACGTTCCTCCTTGCTAGATCATTTTTGTGTGTAATTATAATAGAAATTACACATCTGTTACTTTAATTATTACAAAACAGTAACAACGTTATTTATATTATACACAAATATCAGAATTTTGCAATACTTTTGTAACTATTTTAAGCGAAATTTTTATTTTGTTTACAATTTATACTATTTTTGCGCTAGTTAATAGTTACATGACATTTCGCTATTTTTACAAAGGAAAAAGCAGACTTATTTATGATATACTAAAATGTTACTTTTTGCAATAACAGAAAGACAGTGTTATAATAATAGTTACAAAATAATGATATCTTTTCATTAGTAAATGAATCATTTTTTGATATTCAATACGACATGATTGAAGAAAATACAATCTTGTATTTCAATTATAGATGGTATATGATAAACACAATAATAAAAAGAAGAGAAAATTTCGATAAAACACTGGAGGTTCTATGGACATTTTACAAAAAATAACGGGTGAATTTCAACTGAAGCCCGAGTATGCAAGCAACATCGTAAATTTAATTGATGAAGGAAATACGATTCCTTTTATTGCACGTTATCGTAAAGAATTAACAGGTTCTATGGATGACCAAGTATTGCGTGAATTTAGTGATCGCTTAGCCTATTTAAGGGGATTAGAAAAACGAAAAGAAGAAGTAATTTCATCCATTGATTCACAAGGAAAATTAAATGATGAGTTAACGGCTTCTATCTATAACGCAACAACACTTGCAGAAATTGAAGACATCTATCGCCCATATAAACCAAAAAGAAAAACTCGTGCTTCCGTTGCAAGAGAACGTGGGTTAGAGCCGCTAGCCGCTTTATTGTTAGAGCAAAAAAACAACATAACACCTCTTCAAGAAGCGCAGCTTTATATTAATGAAGAGGTACCGACTGCACAAGATGCTTTGAATGGTGCTATGGATATTATTGCCGAGGATATTGCTGATCGAGCTGATCTTAGAAAAACCTTGCGCGCATTTAT
It encodes:
- the fabF gene encoding beta-ketoacyl-ACP synthase II, with translation MKRVVITGMGAISPIGTTVDSFFDSIKSGKHGIAPITSYDTSNSEVKLAAEVKDFDPLQYFDKKELRRTDRFNQFAIAAATQAVEDCGTKFEDLDPFRIGVIVGSGIGGFQTIEQEYNKFLEKGGNRVSVFFVPMMITNMAAGSIAMKYGFKGVNYAPVTACATSSHAIGEAFRAIKHGYADAVVTGGSEAAITEFSIAGFNNMKALCQSEDVNRASIPFDKERNGFVMGEGGAILVLEELEHAKARGAKIYAEIVGYGATGDAYHMTSPDPEGRGAAKAMELAYTEAGITADKVDYINAHGTSTGLNDKYETIAIKSAFGDHANTLAISSTKSMTGHLLGAAGAIEAIVCAKSLQEGIIPATIGYQVADEECDLDYVTEGLRKQDIQYAISNSLGFGGHNASLCFKKYQD
- the accB gene encoding acetyl-CoA carboxylase biotin carboxyl carrier protein is translated as MLNFNEIKELMDKMQQTNLGELSIKDGDFELKLEAKKAPKVVSYADANDNIVETAQVAASSVAAPKVAETPVAQVSGNVVKSPIVGTFYAAAAPDKPAFVKVGSMVKKGDVLCVIESMKLMNEIQSDFDGEVVEIKVENSQGVEYGQPLMIIR
- the fabZ gene encoding 3-hydroxyacyl-ACP dehydratase FabZ codes for the protein MPLLTQEQIKEIIPHRDPFLLIDEIEEMEIGVRAIGKKMLTVDDYWFQGHFPQEPVLPGVLTMEMLAQTAAVCLMSLPEYKGKIGYFAGIDKAKFRNKAVPGDVLMLEIEVLKVRGPICIVSGKATANGKTVASAELKFAIGA
- a CDS encoding acetyl-CoA carboxylase biotin carboxylase subunit, whose product is MFDKILIANRGEIAVRIIRACRELGVRTVAVFSEADRGALHAQIADEAICIGPAATKDSYLNVKAILAACELTGAQAVHPGFGFLSENAAFARNCERCGVTFIGPLAESIDLMGDKAQAKKTMKDAGVPVVPGSEGVVKSIEEGKQIAADIGYPIMVKASAGGGGRGIRLVNSENELEAAMTAAQQEALNFFGNDEVYIEKFIVNPRHVEIQILADTHGNVVHLGERDCSMQRRNQKVLEESPCPVMTEELRAKMGDAAIKAAKACNYRNAGTIEFLLSGNDFYFMEMNTRIQVEHPVTELVTGIDLVKHQILIAAGEKMNLCQEDIKLSGHAIECRINAENPYFNFRPSPGKITALHMPGGPGVRIDSAVYQGYVISPHYDSMIAKLIVYAPTRTEAIKKMKWALAEFLVEGVDTNIDFQLNLLRDENFENATYDIGYLSRTQIMKQPK
- the accD gene encoding acetyl-CoA carboxylase, carboxyltransferase subunit beta: MLEDLFKIVKTRAGDDNKSDKKAKFTIPDDLLFKCPRCNSVAFMDDFIGKSKVCAECSYHARLTAVERLNITIDKGSFQEFDATMTSKNPIEFEGYPEKILSMQNSTGLKDAVVTGECTIRNKHCVIAVMDSNFMMASMGSVVGEKIARAFERATEKKLPVVIFCASGGARMQEGIVSLMQMAKTSAAVARHSDNGLLYITVLTDPTTGGVTASFASLGDIIIAEPKVLIGFAGRRVIEGTIKQRLPDDFQSAEFLLEHGFVDMIVDRKDMRRTLSRLIRLHTKEGAR
- a CDS encoding acetyl-CoA carboxylase carboxyltransferase subunit alpha, whose amino-acid sequence is MSQLLASERIEIIRNKERPTINDFIPLLFDEFCEMHGDRLFGDDAAIIGGVANFRGMPITVIAQVKGRNIDENKKANFAMPHPEGYRKALRLAKQAEKFHRPVVCFIDTPGAFCGIAAEERGQGEAIARNLLELSRLKTPIVSIVMGEGGSGGALALGVCDELAMLENAVYSVISPRGFASILWKDASREKEAANRCKITAEDLMELGICDFIISEPVGGAHNNHQQTAENISDYLYHTLTNLQKKDIALLLENRYNKFRKIGEFEE
- the acpP gene encoding acyl carrier protein; this encodes MVFDKIKSILVDQLDVDEDAVTMEASISDDLGADSLDVADIVMSLEEEFDLEVPDEVLANVKTVGDIVKYIEENVE